TCGATCGCTTTAGCAATAAGGATTGGGATGTCATCATCGACAATCTCGCCCAGAAAGCCAGATATTCCGCACAATTGCTAGCAAGCGAGATGCCGGAGGATGTGGATGACGCGTTTGTAGCGAGTGGGGCTAGTTTATTTCCATTTTCGCTGTCAGAAGTACATTCGCGTTGCAGCTGTCCCGACCCAGAAAATCCGTGCAAGCACATTGCAGCAGTGTATTACGAGCTCGGCGATCGCCTCAGCGAAGATCCCTTTGTATTATTTCAATTACGCGGGCGCTCGCGCGAGCAAATTCTCGATGCCATTCGCGAGCGGCGATCGCAATCCGCACCAAAAGCGCCGCCCGTCGAGGCAGCCATTGCGGACAATGCTGTTGCCGAACCTTCAGATCCTGACGATAAAACCCTTCTCCTCAATCGATTCTGGCATTACGACGAACCCCTCGATTCGTCATTGGCGGCGATCGCAGCTCAAGACAACAGTACTGTGTTGGAGTTATTGGGATGGCTGCCGCTGCCGGCAGAAGAAGCCCGGGCGGTGCGCATGCTAGTGCAGCAAACCTTCGAACGCGCTCGGGAGTCCGCTCCAAAACCCGAAGCATCCGAAGCCGCAACATGACTCAATTTGCCGGCGCGATCGCCCACGTCGAGACTGCGGGTGCGGGGTATCCGATCCTGTGCCTGCACGGACATCCCGGACGCGGACGCAGTATGGGGGTGTTTGTAGAGCATCTGGCACCGCGTTATCGAACGATCGCGCCGGATCTTCGGGGCTACGGGCGGAGTCAAGTATCCGCACCATTCGTCATGCACGATCACCTCGACGATCTGACCGCGTTGCTCGATCGCCTCGATATCGAGCGCTGTCTGTTGGTTGGGTGGTCGCTCGGCGGCATCCTAGCGTTGGAATCGATCTTGGCTCAGCCTCAGCGTTTTAGTGGCACGATCCTCGTGGCCTCGGCCGCGAGACCGCGCGGCACTCACCCGCCCATCTCCAAACTCGACTTGCTCTACACCGGCATTGCTGGCGTGCTGAACTGGCTCAAACCCGGTTGGGAATGGAACATCCAGCAGTTCGGGCAGCGATCGCTCTTCCGCTATCTCGTGCAGCAGCACACGCCCGCCACCTATCGCTACCTCGCCGAAGAAGGGGTTGCTGCTTATCTACAAACTTCGCGCCACGCCCAGCAGGCATTGGATAGGGCGATTCGTGCTGGCTACGATCGCAGTGCCAACCTCAACCGTATTGAAGTTCCCTGCTTAGTCCTGATGGGTGCAGAAGACCGCCATATCGCGGCAGCTGCCAGTCGCGCCACCGCCGATCTCCTGCCGGATTGCCAGTGGTGCTGCTATCCGGACACTGCGCACCTGTTTCCCTGGGAAGTACCGGTGCGCGTACTCGATGATGTGGATGCCTGGCTGCACGCGCGTCCCGATGTTGTTGGCGGCTGTTCGGAGCGATCGCGCGCCGGTGCAAATGGTCCCTCCTGAGTACACTCGCTAGCCCCAGTCACTTCGATCGAAGATTTAGAACTAGAGTCCGGGGCTTAGAGGTCAGGAATTTCCGACTTCATGCGCTCTAACGTAGCCTGCATTTGGTCGAACATTTGTTGCGGGGTCATGCCCACTTGTTGGAGCTGTGTTTTGAGTTGCTCTACGGACATGCGAGCCATAAAATCCTCAGACAGCTCGAAGCGCTTCATGAAAATCCGGTAGCGCTCCATCAGCGCTTCCATGCGGTCGATGTACATGATCTTGCCATCGCGATCGAATTTACCGTACTGTCCGCCTAGCTGCACGAGGGCTTGATAGTCTTCAAACAGTTGTTTGGCTTCTGCTTGTACGACATCCGAATCGAAAAATCCCATAATGGTTGTGCCAACGAGGTCTTTGATGTATCCATGCCGTTCCAGTAACGAAACCGGCACCATTTGTTAACAAACGGATTGCAAGTCCTGTGCGAGTATTTAACCGGACCAGACTTCAATGAAAATTCTAGAAGAGCGCCGAAGCCACCATCAAGTCGGTTTTCCGTATCCCGCGCGATCGCCTGTTGGCACTCTCCCAGTGTTACCGGTTCTATCATTAATAATGACCCTTCTTGCCCGCGCGATTGCGGATCTGCACGGCTATGACTGCGCTCCAGCATTGGTTCCAACAACCCAAGAACCCCAAGCTCTCGGCGGTGCTAGCCCTGGTCGGTACGGTGACGCCGCTCGCAGGACTGCATAAGTTCTACCTCGGTCAGCCGGTATGGGGCGCGGCTTATTTGGCATTGTTTTGGACGCCGATTCCCCATGTGGCGAGTGGGGTAGAAGCTGTATGGTACCTATTACAGGGCGAGACAGAGTTCGATCGCCGTTTTAATCCAGACGTCCCCATCACCTCGGCACAGTCCACCTTCGACCCAACACAAGTCGGCGCCGCCGCCGATGCGATCCGCCAGCTCGATCGCCTGCGGCAAGAAGGATTGCTCTCCGAATGCGAGTTCGAGCAAAAGCGCCGTCAACTTCTCGATTGCATCGCCACTGAATAGATTCCCCTGAATAGAATCCTGAAGAGAACCTGCGTCGCTCCGCTACAAGGCGATCGCGACTCCGGTTCATCCAACGTTTACCAACTGCAAACCGCTATGCTGCCGAGCAATCTGCTCGTCCACCGTCAGAACGGCGAGTCGGTTGCGCCCAAACACCTGCCGCTCGATGCTCGGCACCGCGACCTCGCACTCGCATCGATCGCTTGCTTTCAAGCGGCGGTTGGCAATACGCAAGCGGCGCTCGACGCCCAGCTCCTCGACCTGGAAGGTGACAGCCCGGACTACCGTTTGCGGCGGGGTTTGGCGCACCTGCTCAAAAACAGTTTCGCTACGTTTGAGGTCGTCAGCCCGCTGGAGCCGCTGCTGCTGCGCGAGCGCGTCTTTGCGGCCGCGGCCGAACGCTTGCCGAGCCGAGATCGCCGCGATCGCACGCTAGAAGAACTGAGCCACGCTCTCAGCCGCGAACTCGGTCGCGAGGTATTGCCAGCCGACATTGCAACCGGGCTGTATGCAGATCTCCAAGCAAACCGCATCCTGACTCAATTTGACGCGCCAACCCCCGAGGGCTTGCTCCAGCGCTACAACCTTGCACAGGTGCAGGGGATTTTTTACCGCGCTACCCACGTCGCGATCGACGTTCACCGGAACGACCCCGGCGAATACAAGCTACTGTTTCGCTATCTCAAGCTGTTTCAGTTGATGGCGTATATCGAAGGCGATGCGGACTGCGGGTTCACAATCGCGATCGACGGTCCGGCCAGTTTGTTCAAAGCCAGTACGCGCTACGGTCTTTCACTGGCAAAACTGATTCCGGCATTGCTGCACGTCACCCGCTGGAGCCTCAAGGCCGAACTCAATCGGCGCAATCCCTTCGATGGCACGCGGCGACAGGGATATTTCCAGCTCGACAGCGACTGCAGTTTAACCAGTCACTACCCGCCGGGCAAGCCGTTCGACAGTTTGTTGGAAGAATCGTTTGCCAAGCGCTGGGCAAAAATGAAGACACCCTGGCAGCTGGAGCGCGAAGTCGATTTGGTTCCAATCCCCGGTAGCGTGATGATTCCCGACTTTAGACTCGTGCATCCCGACGGACGCAGTTTTTTGTTAGAAATTGTCGGCTACTGGCGGTTGGAGTACCTGCGGCGCAAATTCGCAAAAGTCCGCCGCGCCAACATTCCAAACCTGGTGCTGGCGATTTCCGAGCGTTTGAACTTAGAAAAAGCCGAGATTAACACGGCGCAACTGCCCGCCCGCGTGGTTTGGTTCAAAGACAAGCTCGCTCCGAAAGCCGTCCTGGAGGCAATCGCATCCGACAGGTCCTGAGCATTGGGCGTTGCCGTTCCTTTCCGGACTGTAAACGAGCACCCATTTGTTGGCTGCGATCGCGAAGGTGCCCCAACACCAAAACCGCGATTCGGGATCTGCCCGCTCGCGGGGAGTGGACGCGGGCAATAGCAGCAGCGTCGATCCGACGCCGGCGAGGGTCGATTCAACATCGGCGTTGTCCGAGTCGACGCCAGCAATAATCGATTCAACACCTTTGATGTCCGATCCGACGCCAGCGATGTTCGATTCAACAGCGTGAAGACGCATCAATCATCCAAGCTCGGCTTAGGTGCGATCGCAGATGTCGACTCATTCCCGGTTGACGGCTGAATGTCAAGCGATCGCTCCCAATGGTTTGGGGTATTCGCTATCCTGCCGCACCGATCAGTGCTGCATCGCCTTTCAGCAACGGAAACCCTAACTCCTCTCGCTGCTGGAGATAACTCGCCGCCACCTTCCTTGCCAGCGAACGGATGCGCCCGATATAGCGCGCGCGCTCCGTCACCGAAATGGCGCCGCGGGCGTCGAGCAGATTAAATGTATGCGAACACTTGAGGACGTAATCGAGACCCGGCAGCACCAACCCGCGATCGCAAAGCCGCCTTGCTTCACCCTCGTATAGCCCGAACAGCTCGAATAACATTTCCGGGTCCGACGCCTCGAAGTTGTAGACGCACTGCTCGATCTCTCCCTGCAAGTGCACGTCTCCGTAGGTGAGGCGATCGTTCCATTGGATTTTAGCGATCGCGTCTACATCCTGCAGGTACATCGCCAAGCGCTCGAGCCCGTAAGTAATCTCGATCGACACCGGTTGGCAGTCGATGCCGCCGCACTGCTGGAAATACGTGAATTGAGT
This genomic interval from Rubidibacter lacunae KORDI 51-2 contains the following:
- a CDS encoding SWIM zinc finger family protein; the protein is MPHREWWVLRWLDLLEKYRFKKRLERGRRYAREGYILSIKFEDAQVKAIVQGSAEEPYELAIWLDRFSNKDWDVIIDNLAQKARYSAQLLASEMPEDVDDAFVASGASLFPFSLSEVHSRCSCPDPENPCKHIAAVYYELGDRLSEDPFVLFQLRGRSREQILDAIRERRSQSAPKAPPVEAAIADNAVAEPSDPDDKTLLLNRFWHYDEPLDSSLAAIAAQDNSTVLELLGWLPLPAEEARAVRMLVQQTFERARESAPKPEASEAAT
- a CDS encoding alpha/beta fold hydrolase; the encoded protein is MTQFAGAIAHVETAGAGYPILCLHGHPGRGRSMGVFVEHLAPRYRTIAPDLRGYGRSQVSAPFVMHDHLDDLTALLDRLDIERCLLVGWSLGGILALESILAQPQRFSGTILVASAARPRGTHPPISKLDLLYTGIAGVLNWLKPGWEWNIQQFGQRSLFRYLVQQHTPATYRYLAEEGVAAYLQTSRHAQQALDRAIRAGYDRSANLNRIEVPCLVLMGAEDRHIAAAASRATADLLPDCQWCCYPDTAHLFPWEVPVRVLDDVDAWLHARPDVVGGCSERSRAGANGPS
- a CDS encoding DUF1825 family protein, whose protein sequence is MGFFDSDVVQAEAKQLFEDYQALVQLGGQYGKFDRDGKIMYIDRMEALMERYRIFMKRFELSEDFMARMSVEQLKTQLQQVGMTPQQMFDQMQATLERMKSEIPDL
- a CDS encoding NINE protein is translated as MTALQHWFQQPKNPKLSAVLALVGTVTPLAGLHKFYLGQPVWGAAYLALFWTPIPHVASGVEAVWYLLQGETEFDRRFNPDVPITSAQSTFDPTQVGAAADAIRQLDRLRQEGLLSECEFEQKRRQLLDCIATE
- a CDS encoding DUF790 family protein, with translation MLPSNLLVHRQNGESVAPKHLPLDARHRDLALASIACFQAAVGNTQAALDAQLLDLEGDSPDYRLRRGLAHLLKNSFATFEVVSPLEPLLLRERVFAAAAERLPSRDRRDRTLEELSHALSRELGREVLPADIATGLYADLQANRILTQFDAPTPEGLLQRYNLAQVQGIFYRATHVAIDVHRNDPGEYKLLFRYLKLFQLMAYIEGDADCGFTIAIDGPASLFKASTRYGLSLAKLIPALLHVTRWSLKAELNRRNPFDGTRRQGYFQLDSDCSLTSHYPPGKPFDSLLEESFAKRWAKMKTPWQLEREVDLVPIPGSVMIPDFRLVHPDGRSFLLEIVGYWRLEYLRRKFAKVRRANIPNLVLAISERLNLEKAEINTAQLPARVVWFKDKLAPKAVLEAIASDRS
- the glyQ gene encoding glycine--tRNA ligase subunit alpha, with the translated sequence MSAFFQSFIATLNEFWGARGCALVQPYDTEKGAGTMSPHTFLRAIGPEPWSVAYVEPCRRPSDGRYGENPNRFQQYYQYQVLIKPSPAGIQELYLESLRALGIHPEDHDIRFVEDNWEAPTLGAWGVGWEVWLDGMEITQFTYFQQCGGIDCQPVSIEITYGLERLAMYLQDVDAIAKIQWNDRLTYGDVHLQGEIEQCVYNFEASDPEMLFELFGLYEGEARRLCDRGLVLPGLDYVLKCSHTFNLLDARGAISVTERARYIGRIRSLARKVAASYLQQREELGFPLLKGDAALIGAAG